The Marinilongibacter aquaticus genome has a window encoding:
- the mgrA gene encoding L-glyceraldehyde 3-phosphate reductase has translation MTYVANASRYDKMSYRRCGNSGVMLPEISLGLWHNFGGVDTFETYRAILREAFNAGVTHFDLANNYGPPPGSAEENFGHILKKDFLPYRDELIISSKAGYRMWPGPYGEWGSRKYLIASCNASLKRMGLDYVDIFYSHRPDPNTPLEETMGALDQIVRSGKAIYAGLSNYDPEQTAQAVAILKDLGTPCLIHQPKYSMLVREPENGLLDILGKEGIGCIPFSPLAQGLLTNKYLKGIPEGSRAALDHGFLQKDEVNDKVIDRMRRLNALAESRGQSLAQMAIAWLLKDERVTTVLIGASRVSQLHNSLGALENKAFSTEELSQIEDILAS, from the coding sequence ATGACATATGTAGCAAACGCATCGCGGTACGATAAAATGAGCTATCGCCGATGTGGAAACAGTGGCGTAATGCTTCCAGAAATTTCGCTGGGCCTTTGGCACAATTTCGGTGGCGTGGACACCTTCGAAACTTACCGGGCTATTTTGCGTGAAGCTTTCAACGCCGGGGTAACCCATTTCGACTTGGCCAACAATTACGGCCCGCCTCCGGGCTCGGCCGAAGAAAACTTTGGCCATATTCTGAAAAAAGACTTTTTGCCTTATCGCGACGAACTGATCATTTCTTCAAAAGCCGGATACCGCATGTGGCCCGGTCCGTATGGCGAATGGGGCTCGAGAAAATACCTGATTGCCAGTTGCAATGCCAGCTTAAAACGCATGGGACTGGATTATGTCGATATTTTCTATTCGCACCGCCCAGACCCCAATACGCCACTTGAAGAAACCATGGGGGCATTGGATCAAATCGTGCGTTCGGGAAAGGCCATTTATGCGGGCCTGAGCAATTACGATCCCGAACAAACAGCACAAGCCGTAGCCATTTTGAAAGATTTGGGTACGCCCTGCCTGATTCACCAGCCGAAATACAGCATGTTGGTACGTGAACCCGAAAACGGCCTTTTGGATATTTTGGGCAAAGAAGGCATCGGTTGCATTCCGTTCTCGCCTTTGGCTCAAGGTTTGTTGACCAACAAATACCTTAAAGGAATACCCGAAGGTTCGCGGGCAGCCCTTGATCATGGTTTCTTGCAAAAAGACGAGGTAAACGATAAAGTGATAGACCGCATGAGAAGACTGAACGCCTTGGCCGAAAGCCGCGGGCAGTCGCTTGCCCAAATGGCCATAGCGTGGTTGCTGAAAGACGAACGCGTGACAACGGTGCTCATCGGGGCCAGCCGCGTTTC
- a CDS encoding HIT family protein, with the protein MASIFTKIVNGDIPAHKIAEDADYLAFLDAFPCAKGHVLVIPKQEVDYIFDMPDSLYLGLMAFAKKIEPAIKKAVPCKRVGIAVIGLEVPHAHVHLIPMNSMADMDFGSKLKLSQEELATIAESIRKEL; encoded by the coding sequence ATGGCATCAATCTTCACGAAAATTGTCAATGGCGATATCCCGGCTCATAAAATAGCTGAGGATGCGGATTATCTGGCCTTCTTGGACGCCTTCCCCTGTGCCAAAGGGCATGTGTTGGTCATTCCAAAACAAGAAGTCGATTATATTTTCGATATGCCCGATTCACTCTATTTGGGCCTTATGGCTTTTGCGAAGAAAATAGAGCCCGCGATAAAGAAAGCCGTGCCTTGCAAAAGGGTGGGCATTGCCGTGATTGGTTTGGAGGTGCCGCATGCTCATGTGCACCTTATTCCGATGAACAGCATGGCCGATATGGATTTTGGCTCGAAACTCAAGCTTTCGCAAGAAGAGCTGGCCACTATTGCCGAGTCCATTCGTAAAGAATTGTAA
- a CDS encoding NAD(P)H-dependent glycerol-3-phosphate dehydrogenase — MRITVIGGGSWGTALVKILSENNTARIKWWMRDKEMVQHIRTLHHNPKYLSSVEFHPSRVKAYNNLKNALKETEWVVLAIPAAFLEEAIAELKPKHFEGKKIVSAIKGIIPSKNELVTDFMCRQFGVPLEEQAIIAGPCHAEEVAQEKQSYLTIAGPSQTVAQSFATLLACRYVKTQAITDIYGAEYSAIIKNIVALASGITHGLGAGDNFQAVLISNAMLEIERVVNRASQASRNLLSSAYLGDLLVTAYSQFSRNRAFGNMIGRGYTVHSAQLEMNMIAEGYYAVNSLYQVVKSWDLELPIIEFTYNVLYKKNSLKKEFSILKNRLV, encoded by the coding sequence ATGAGAATAACGGTAATTGGTGGGGGAAGTTGGGGCACAGCCTTGGTCAAAATACTCAGTGAGAACAACACCGCCCGAATAAAGTGGTGGATGCGTGACAAAGAGATGGTGCAGCACATCCGCACACTTCACCACAACCCGAAATATTTGAGCAGTGTTGAGTTTCACCCTTCGCGGGTGAAGGCCTACAACAACCTCAAAAACGCCCTCAAAGAAACCGAATGGGTGGTATTGGCCATTCCGGCCGCTTTTCTGGAAGAGGCCATAGCTGAATTGAAACCCAAACACTTTGAAGGAAAAAAAATCGTTTCGGCAATCAAGGGAATCATCCCGAGCAAAAATGAACTCGTCACCGATTTTATGTGTAGGCAGTTTGGCGTACCGCTCGAAGAACAGGCGATCATTGCCGGCCCATGCCATGCCGAAGAAGTAGCCCAAGAGAAGCAATCGTATTTGACGATAGCTGGCCCCTCGCAAACTGTGGCACAGTCTTTCGCCACGCTTTTGGCCTGCAGGTATGTAAAAACCCAGGCGATAACGGATATTTATGGAGCAGAATATTCTGCGATTATCAAAAACATTGTGGCCCTGGCCAGCGGAATCACCCACGGTTTGGGGGCAGGTGATAATTTTCAGGCGGTATTGATCTCAAATGCGATGCTCGAAATCGAGCGTGTGGTCAATCGGGCTTCGCAGGCTTCGCGTAATTTATTGAGTTCGGCATATCTTGGCGATTTATTGGTGACCGCCTATTCGCAATTCAGCAGAAACCGTGCCTTCGGCAATATGATTGGCCGCGGCTACACTGTGCATTCTGCCCAACTCGAAATGAACATGATTGCCGAAGGCTATTATGCCGTAAACAGCCTATATCAAGTGGTGAAATCATGGGATTTGGAATTGCCCATTATCGAATTTACCTACAATGTATTGTACAAAAAAAACTCCTTGAAAAAGGAGTTTTCCATCTTAAAAAACAGATTGGTTTAA
- a CDS encoding aldo/keto reductase, with amino-acid sequence MKYRTLGKSGIQISEISLGTWQVGGKWGQAFDFSLADRILNEAVDGGVNFIDTADVYGNNIGESETAVGRFVRSRKEKIYVATKCGRQVSPHVNEGYQPQVLRKFVEDSLSRMGLETIDLIQLHCPPTEVYYRPEIFELFDRLKTEGKIQHLGISVEKIEEAIKGMEYDNVCAVQIIFNMFRQRPNELFFELAHKHNVGILARVPLASGLLTGKFSSSSTFEPGDHRNFNRNGEVFDKGETFAGIDYETGLKAVEALKEAFPSAHLSQLALRWILSFPEISAVIPGASSPDQIMKNLAAAEAPDISTEQKDIISDIYNAYIKSLVHQRW; translated from the coding sequence GTGAAGTACAGAACGCTGGGCAAATCCGGAATACAGATTTCAGAAATCAGTTTGGGCACTTGGCAAGTCGGAGGCAAATGGGGTCAAGCTTTTGACTTTTCTTTGGCCGACCGCATTTTGAACGAAGCCGTGGACGGGGGTGTAAACTTTATCGACACCGCCGATGTATACGGCAACAATATCGGCGAAAGCGAAACCGCCGTTGGTCGATTTGTCCGCAGCCGTAAGGAGAAAATCTATGTGGCGACAAAATGTGGCCGACAAGTGAGCCCGCATGTAAATGAAGGGTATCAGCCCCAAGTCTTAAGGAAATTCGTGGAAGACAGCCTAAGCCGCATGGGTTTGGAAACGATCGACCTGATCCAGTTGCATTGCCCGCCCACCGAAGTCTATTATCGCCCCGAAATATTTGAGCTGTTCGATAGGCTTAAAACAGAAGGCAAAATTCAACATTTGGGCATCAGTGTCGAAAAAATAGAAGAGGCCATCAAAGGCATGGAATACGACAATGTGTGTGCGGTGCAGATCATTTTCAACATGTTTCGCCAAAGGCCAAACGAGCTGTTTTTCGAACTGGCCCATAAACACAATGTGGGCATTCTGGCCCGCGTGCCTTTGGCCAGCGGACTTTTGACGGGCAAGTTTTCTTCCAGCTCGACATTCGAGCCGGGCGATCACCGCAATTTCAACAGAAATGGAGAAGTTTTCGACAAAGGTGAAACCTTCGCGGGCATCGATTACGAAACCGGTCTGAAGGCCGTCGAGGCCCTGAAAGAGGCATTTCCTTCGGCACATTTATCGCAATTGGCTTTGCGTTGGATTCTGAGTTTCCCCGAAATATCGGCGGTTATTCCGGGAGCAAGTTCTCCGGATCAAATAATGAAAAACCTCGCAGCCGCCGAGGCCCCAGACATTTCGACGGAACAAAAGGATATCATTTCGGACATTTACAACGCATACATCAAATCGCTGGTGCATCAACGTTGGTAA
- the hemE gene encoding uroporphyrinogen decarboxylase — MNLKNDLLLRAARGEQVERVPVWTMRQAGRILKEYREVREKAGSFINLAKSPEMAAEVTIQPVDILGVDAAIIFSDILVVPEAMGLPYEMIEKKGPLFPKTVKSAKDVEDLNTAHIEEHLSYVIDAIRLTKKGLEDRVPLIGFAGAPFTILCYMVEGHGSKTFSEAKKMLYTEPELAHALLQKITDVTIAYLKAQVRAGANLIQVFDSWAGILSPAQYSAFAVPYIQQICEAIDEVPVTVFAKGAFFARKEIGQLACEVVGLDWNMDIQESRALIPTKTLQGNLDPCVLYGTFSQIEKETKAMLKAFGKQRYIANLGHGVYPDTDPEKVKCFIETVQSF; from the coding sequence ATGAATTTGAAAAATGATCTTTTGCTTCGTGCTGCACGGGGCGAGCAAGTGGAGCGAGTGCCTGTATGGACGATGCGTCAGGCAGGAAGAATTTTGAAAGAATACCGCGAGGTACGTGAAAAGGCAGGCAGTTTCATCAATTTGGCCAAGAGCCCGGAAATGGCTGCCGAAGTGACCATTCAGCCTGTGGATATCTTGGGTGTGGATGCGGCCATCATTTTTTCGGATATTTTGGTGGTGCCCGAAGCCATGGGATTGCCTTACGAAATGATAGAAAAGAAAGGACCTCTTTTTCCGAAAACCGTGAAGTCGGCCAAAGATGTAGAAGACCTGAACACAGCCCATATTGAAGAGCATTTGTCGTATGTGATTGATGCCATTCGTTTAACAAAAAAGGGGCTTGAAGACCGTGTGCCTTTAATCGGTTTTGCTGGGGCTCCCTTCACCATTCTTTGTTACATGGTGGAAGGCCACGGGTCAAAGACATTTTCAGAGGCGAAAAAAATGCTGTATACCGAACCGGAATTGGCTCATGCCCTTTTGCAAAAGATTACGGATGTGACGATCGCCTACCTTAAGGCTCAGGTTAGGGCAGGAGCAAACCTCATACAGGTGTTCGACAGTTGGGCGGGCATTTTGTCGCCAGCTCAATACAGTGCTTTTGCCGTTCCTTACATCCAGCAAATTTGTGAGGCCATCGATGAGGTGCCTGTAACCGTTTTCGCCAAAGGAGCTTTTTTCGCCCGAAAAGAAATCGGTCAGCTTGCATGCGAAGTTGTGGGCTTGGATTGGAATATGGACATTCAGGAATCGCGAGCACTGATTCCCACAAAAACTTTGCAAGGCAATTTGGACCCTTGTGTGCTTTACGGCACTTTTTCGCAAATCGAAAAGGAAACCAAGGCCATGCTAAAAGCCTTTGGCAAGCAACGATACATTGCGAATTTGGGCCACGGAGTTTATCCCGATACAGACCCCGAGAAGGTGAAATGCTTTATCGAAACGGTGCAATCGTTTTAA
- the fmt gene encoding methionyl-tRNA formyltransferase: MRIIFMGTPEFAVASLKKLVDEGANIVAVVTAPDRPAGRGQQMRQTPVKIFAVENDIPVLQPEKLRSPDFLETLASYQADLQIVVAFRMLPEVVWSMPPLGTFNLHGSLLPQYRGAAPINWAIINGEKTTGVSTFFIEKEIDTGNILFTENIDIPKDMNAGELHDEMKEVGANLVWMTTQAIAQKSYTLKKQEELIDGALKPAPKIDKEVCKINWLETSEHIYNLIRGLSPYPAAWTCFRQKDKNKDLAVKIYACRMEKAVHQLPVGGIQSDQKTYMKIACNDGFIHVLSLQIPGKKQVQIDEFLRGYAIDNFEVVL; the protein is encoded by the coding sequence ATGCGAATCATTTTTATGGGCACGCCCGAATTTGCGGTCGCCAGCTTGAAAAAACTTGTCGACGAGGGAGCCAATATTGTAGCTGTAGTGACCGCTCCCGACAGGCCCGCAGGCCGAGGGCAACAAATGCGACAAACGCCCGTGAAAATCTTCGCTGTAGAAAACGACATTCCGGTTTTGCAACCCGAGAAATTACGCTCACCCGATTTTCTGGAGACTTTGGCCAGTTACCAAGCCGACCTCCAGATTGTGGTTGCTTTCCGTATGCTTCCAGAGGTGGTTTGGAGTATGCCGCCGCTGGGCACTTTCAACCTTCACGGCTCGCTGCTGCCGCAATATCGCGGTGCTGCCCCGATCAATTGGGCCATCATCAACGGCGAAAAAACCACCGGTGTAAGCACTTTCTTCATTGAAAAAGAAATAGACACGGGAAATATTTTATTTACCGAAAACATAGACATCCCCAAGGACATGAATGCCGGGGAACTTCACGATGAAATGAAAGAAGTGGGTGCAAACTTGGTTTGGATGACAACGCAAGCCATTGCACAGAAAAGTTATACTTTAAAAAAACAAGAGGAATTGATTGATGGAGCACTCAAGCCCGCTCCGAAAATCGACAAAGAAGTGTGCAAAATCAACTGGCTCGAAACAAGCGAACACATCTATAACCTAATCCGTGGATTGAGCCCCTATCCCGCCGCCTGGACTTGTTTCAGACAAAAGGACAAGAACAAAGACCTCGCTGTCAAGATTTATGCCTGCAGAATGGAAAAGGCTGTACACCAATTACCTGTTGGAGGCATACAGTCCGACCAAAAAACGTATATGAAAATTGCGTGCAACGACGGTTTTATCCATGTACTGTCCTTGCAAATTCCGGGCAAGAAACAAGTACAAATCGACGAATTCTTGAGGGGTTACGCGATCGACAACTTCGAGGTTGTGCTGTAA
- the greA gene encoding transcription elongation factor GreA, whose translation MSKYQYYTKEGYETLKAKLTEMKTRGRNEIARQIAEARDKGDLSENAEYDAAKDAQGLLESEISKLETLMANARILDESAIDNSKVSLMNKVTIKNLKSGAKMTYTLVAEEEANLKQGKISINSPFAKGLLGKAVGEKAEIQAPAGVVEVEVVEISM comes from the coding sequence ATGTCGAAATATCAGTATTATACCAAAGAAGGTTACGAGACCCTGAAGGCCAAGTTAACCGAGATGAAGACACGAGGACGCAATGAGATTGCAAGACAAATTGCCGAGGCTCGAGACAAAGGTGATCTTTCTGAAAATGCTGAGTACGATGCGGCAAAAGACGCACAAGGACTACTGGAAAGCGAGATCTCTAAATTGGAAACCTTAATGGCCAATGCCCGTATTTTGGACGAATCGGCCATAGACAATTCTAAGGTTTCTCTTATGAATAAGGTGACCATCAAAAACCTGAAAAGTGGAGCCAAAATGACCTACACTTTGGTGGCTGAAGAAGAAGCAAACCTGAAGCAGGGAAAAATATCCATCAATTCTCCTTTTGCCAAAGGGCTTTTGGGCAAGGCGGTGGGTGAAAAGGCCGAAATCCAAGCTCCAGCGGGTGTGGTTGAAGTGGAAGTGGTTGAAATTTCAATGTAA